The DNA region CGATGACACGCCGGAACAACGCGTGCTCGGACAGGAGAGCCGAAAGGAATTGTACGCCCTGCTTTCCGTGTTGGCGCCCAACCAGCAGCACGCGGTGCTGCTGTACGACATACACGGCTTCTCTTATCAGGAAGCCGCCGATCTGATGGGGATTTCACTGTCCCACTTCAAAATTTTGCTGTACCGGGCCAGACAAAAGCTGCGCGGCGCGGGTAAAACGGCATAATTGTATAAGCGCGTTAACGCACGCAGGAACTATGGGCCGCCGGGTAGAAAACCCGGCGGCTTTATCGCGTTGCTGTGGATTGGATCAACTTAGAAATCGGCGCTTGACAGCCAGCTGCCGGCATGGCCGGCCGCTGGCCAACAAGCCCATAAGCCCACCTGCTAACCGGCCGTCAGCCTTCAAAATAGCGGAACTTTATGCCTATTACTGCCGATAAAATGGGAAATAGGCCCTCTGGCAACCGTTACATTTTGTATCCGTTCGTTTTTGCCCAAATAGCGTCGCTCACAACCGTTTGCTAGATTTTTTTCGCATGGCCTTTACGCTATTCTCACTTATCCCGCGCTCAAGCGCTGATTTTTGTTTTATGAAGAAAACGATTGGAATTCGCGGGAGGGTCCGCCATAATAGGAGATACGGAAAATAAGCCCATCTTAAGAATTAGAGGAGGATTGACCGATGCCCAATCATTTGCAGGATACCGTCACATTAAACAATGGAGTCGAAATGCCCTGGTTCGGTCTGGGCGTTTATCAAGCCAAAGAGGGCCAAGAAGTGATTCAGGCGGTCAAAGCGGCGATTCGCACCGGTTACCGCAGCATTGATACCGCAGCCTTGTACCGCAACGAAGAAGGAGTCGGCCAGGCGGTAAAGGAAGCGATGGAGGAAAACGGGCTGACGCGGGATCAACTGTTCATTACCTCAAAGGTATGGAATAGCGACCAAGGTTACGAATCGACGCTGCAAGCGTTCGAAACAAGCCTGAGCAAACTGAACCTTGGATATATCGACCTGTTTCTGGTGCATTGGCCAGTCAAGGGAAAATACAAGGACACGTGGCGGGCGCTTGAAAAGATATACGCGGAAGGCAAGGTGCGCGCGATCGGAGTCAGCAATTTTCAAATCCACCATCTGGAGGATTTGCTGGCGGATGCGAAGGTCGTTCCGGCGGTGAATCAGGTGGAATTGCATCCGCACTTAACGCAAAAAGAACTGCTGCAGTACTGCCGCTCAAAGGGCATTGAGACGGAAGCGTGGTCGCCGCTGGGGCAGGGCCAGTTGCTTGATCATGAAACGTTAAAGGAGATTGCGGCGAAATACGGCAAAACGGCGGCGCAGGTCATTTTGCGCTGGGATCTCCAGGTCGGTGTCGTCACGATTCCGAAATCCGTACGCGCGGAGCGGATCGCCGAAAACGCCGATATATTCGATTTTGCGTTAAGCGAAGAGGACATTCGGGAGATCGACAGGTTAAATCAAAACAAGCGGTTCGGGGCGGACCCGGACAATTTCGGTTTCTAGCGGATTAGCGGACGATGAATCAGACAACTGCT from Paenibacillus macerans includes:
- a CDS encoding aldo/keto reductase, with the protein product MPNHLQDTVTLNNGVEMPWFGLGVYQAKEGQEVIQAVKAAIRTGYRSIDTAALYRNEEGVGQAVKEAMEENGLTRDQLFITSKVWNSDQGYESTLQAFETSLSKLNLGYIDLFLVHWPVKGKYKDTWRALEKIYAEGKVRAIGVSNFQIHHLEDLLADAKVVPAVNQVELHPHLTQKELLQYCRSKGIETEAWSPLGQGQLLDHETLKEIAAKYGKTAAQVILRWDLQVGVVTIPKSVRAERIAENADIFDFALSEEDIREIDRLNQNKRFGADPDNFGF